The Vibrio sp. SNU_ST1 genome has a segment encoding these proteins:
- the yciA gene encoding acyl-CoA thioester hydrolase YciA — translation MTIQSTLNPIGSLLLRTLAMPSDTNAAGQIFGGWIMSQLDLAGGILAKEISNGKIVTVSVSSIEFKQPVSVGDVVCVYGDCTKIGRSSMNIDLEVWVKPVLDHGIGDRYKVCGATFNYVAVGESGKPRPINK, via the coding sequence ATGACTATTCAATCAACTTTGAACCCGATTGGTTCTTTACTTCTTCGCACTTTGGCGATGCCTTCTGATACTAATGCAGCAGGCCAAATATTCGGTGGTTGGATAATGTCTCAGCTTGACCTTGCTGGCGGCATACTGGCGAAAGAGATATCTAACGGTAAGATAGTCACTGTTTCAGTATCAAGTATCGAGTTCAAACAGCCGGTTTCAGTGGGTGATGTTGTGTGTGTTTATGGTGACTGCACTAAGATTGGTCGTAGCTCGATGAATATCGACCTAGAAGTATGGGTTAAGCCTGTACTTGATCACGGTATCGGTGACCGTTACAAGGTGTGTGGCGCAACATTCAACTACGTTGCTGTGGGCGAAAGCGGTAAACCTCGCCCAATCAACAAATAG